From the Synechococcus sp. HK01-R genome, one window contains:
- a CDS encoding phosphatidylserine/phosphatidylglycerophosphate/cardiolipin synthase family protein: MRSLGRNRCQGWIRGLGIIWLALVSASCSQPGQLLGQAPAEPPLPEAIQVAFNHRDGNRYRSPLTGQWRNGDNLEQLVIEAIATAQEEILVAVQEISLPAIATALSQARHRGVVVQVVLENTYSTPWSEQHLADLPPHGRQRLEQLQALADRNGDGLLNDSERLDGDAVALLQRAGVPLIDDTEDGSKGSGLMHHKFVVIDRRLVITGSANFTSSGMHGDAGAASSRGNVNHLLTIESPELATVFATEFTRMWGDGPGGHQDSRFGRGKDSGVVETVQVGDTRIDVLFTPHSKSDPNHGLRLIGDQLATAQRSIDMALFVFSAQGLADVLRERVEQAVEVRLLADPGFASRSFSEVLDLLGVSLPDRFCKLEAGNRPFETALQGVGSPRLARGDKLHHKFAVIDGKTVITGSFNWSPSAAHQNDETLLVIHSPELAAHFTREIDRMWRGAELGITERMRRKLERQRQRCGSGAMRGTMAP; the protein is encoded by the coding sequence ATGAGATCCCTGGGGAGAAATCGATGCCAAGGCTGGATCAGGGGTCTGGGGATCATCTGGTTAGCTCTGGTCTCGGCCAGCTGCAGTCAACCGGGTCAATTGCTCGGCCAGGCACCAGCAGAACCGCCACTGCCGGAAGCCATCCAAGTGGCCTTCAACCATCGGGACGGCAACCGCTACCGCAGCCCGCTGACAGGCCAGTGGCGCAACGGTGACAACCTGGAGCAGCTGGTGATCGAGGCGATCGCAACGGCCCAGGAGGAGATCCTCGTGGCCGTGCAGGAGATCTCTCTGCCGGCGATCGCCACCGCACTGTCGCAGGCCCGCCACCGTGGGGTGGTGGTGCAGGTGGTACTCGAGAACACCTACAGCACGCCATGGAGCGAGCAGCACTTAGCCGACCTGCCACCGCATGGCCGTCAACGACTCGAACAACTGCAGGCCTTGGCCGATCGCAACGGCGATGGTCTGCTGAACGATTCGGAGCGCCTCGATGGCGATGCCGTAGCGCTGCTCCAGCGGGCGGGTGTGCCCTTGATCGATGACACCGAAGATGGCAGCAAAGGAAGCGGCCTGATGCACCACAAGTTTGTGGTGATCGACCGGCGCCTCGTGATCACCGGCAGTGCCAACTTCACCAGCTCTGGGATGCATGGGGATGCGGGTGCTGCAAGCAGCCGCGGCAACGTGAACCACCTCCTAACAATCGAGAGTCCTGAGCTGGCAACAGTCTTTGCGACCGAATTCACCCGGATGTGGGGCGATGGCCCTGGCGGTCACCAGGACAGCCGCTTTGGGCGCGGCAAAGACAGCGGTGTTGTGGAGACGGTGCAGGTGGGCGACACCCGGATCGATGTGCTGTTTACGCCGCATTCAAAATCGGATCCCAACCACGGCCTGCGGCTGATCGGGGATCAACTGGCAACAGCACAGCGGAGCATTGATATGGCCCTGTTCGTGTTCTCCGCGCAGGGACTGGCGGATGTGCTGCGGGAGCGAGTGGAGCAGGCGGTTGAGGTGCGACTGCTGGCGGATCCAGGCTTTGCCAGCCGCTCGTTTTCCGAGGTTCTGGATCTCTTGGGCGTGTCCCTGCCCGATCGGTTCTGCAAACTGGAAGCAGGAAACCGGCCGTTTGAGACAGCACTGCAGGGAGTCGGCAGCCCTCGCCTCGCCCGCGGCGACAAGCTGCACCACAAGTTCGCTGTGATCGATGGCAAGACCGTCATCACGGGCAGTTTCAACTGGAGCCCCTCGGCTGCCCATCAGAACGATGAAACGTTGCTGGTGATTCACTCACCCGAATTGGCAGCCCATTTCACCCGAGAGATCGATCGGATGTGGCGAGGAGCAGAGCTGGGCATCACCGAGCGCATGCGCCGCAAGCTGGAAAGGCAGCGACAACGGTGCGGGAGTGGGGCAATGCGGGGCACAATGGCGCCATGA
- a CDS encoding alpha-D-glucose phosphate-specific phosphoglucomutase, with the protein MTTSAPVEPTQRQVRLETPFSDQKPGTSGLRKSSQQFEQPHYLESFIEAVLRTLPGVQGGTLVVGGDGRYGNRRAIDVILRMGAAHGLSRVILTTGGILSTPAASNLIRKRQAIGGIILSASHNPGGPDGDFGVKVNGANGGPTPASFTDAVFECSKTLEQYSLVDAPAIPLDAPGKHAIGAMNVEVIDGVDDFVELMQQLFDFDRIAALIRSDFPLAFDAMHAVTGPYAQRLLEGLLGAPAGSVRNGIPLEDFGGGHPDPNLTYAHDLADLLLQGDAYRFGAACDGDGDRNMILGQRCFVNPSDSLAVLTANASVAPAYAAGLAGVARSMPTSSAVDVVARELGIDCYETPTGWKFFGNLLDAGRITLCGEESFGTGSNHVREKDGLWAVLFWLQILAERRCSVAEIMASHWGRFGRHYYSRHDYEAVASEAAHGLYDRLEDMLPNLAGQSFAGRSISVADNFSYTDPIDGSVTGGQGLRILLEDGSRVVVRLSGTGTKGATIRVYLESYVPSSGDLQQDPQVALADMINSINALAEIQQRTGMDRPTVIT; encoded by the coding sequence ATGACCACCTCGGCCCCCGTGGAACCAACCCAGCGCCAGGTGCGCCTCGAGACCCCCTTCAGCGACCAAAAGCCCGGAACCTCGGGCCTGCGCAAGAGCAGCCAGCAGTTTGAACAGCCTCACTATCTGGAAAGCTTCATCGAAGCTGTGTTGCGCACCCTGCCAGGCGTCCAGGGGGGAACGCTTGTTGTGGGTGGCGACGGCCGTTACGGCAATCGCCGGGCCATCGATGTGATCCTGCGCATGGGGGCCGCCCATGGCCTGAGTCGGGTGATCCTCACCACCGGGGGAATTCTTTCGACACCGGCCGCCTCCAACCTGATCCGCAAGCGTCAGGCCATCGGCGGCATCATCCTGTCGGCCAGCCACAACCCAGGCGGCCCAGATGGTGACTTCGGAGTCAAGGTGAATGGCGCAAACGGTGGTCCCACCCCCGCCTCCTTCACCGACGCGGTGTTCGAATGCAGCAAGACCCTCGAGCAGTACTCGCTGGTTGATGCCCCAGCGATCCCGCTGGATGCCCCTGGAAAGCACGCGATCGGCGCCATGAACGTGGAGGTGATCGATGGCGTCGACGACTTCGTTGAGCTGATGCAGCAGCTCTTTGACTTCGATCGCATCGCAGCTCTGATCCGCAGCGATTTCCCCCTGGCCTTTGACGCGATGCACGCCGTCACTGGACCTTACGCACAGCGTTTACTCGAAGGCTTGCTCGGAGCACCAGCTGGGAGCGTGCGCAACGGGATTCCACTCGAGGATTTCGGGGGCGGACATCCCGACCCAAATCTCACCTACGCCCACGACTTAGCCGATCTCCTGCTCCAAGGCGATGCCTATCGCTTTGGTGCCGCCTGTGATGGAGACGGCGATCGCAACATGATCCTCGGCCAGCGCTGCTTCGTGAACCCCAGCGACAGCCTGGCAGTGCTCACAGCCAATGCAAGCGTGGCTCCCGCCTATGCGGCCGGCCTGGCCGGGGTCGCCCGTTCGATGCCCACCAGTTCCGCCGTGGATGTGGTGGCCAGGGAGCTCGGAATCGACTGCTACGAAACCCCAACAGGCTGGAAGTTCTTCGGCAATCTGCTGGATGCCGGGCGGATCACCCTCTGCGGCGAGGAAAGTTTCGGCACCGGCAGCAATCACGTGCGCGAGAAGGACGGACTCTGGGCGGTGCTCTTCTGGCTACAGATCCTGGCGGAACGTCGTTGCAGCGTGGCCGAGATCATGGCCAGCCACTGGGGACGTTTCGGGCGTCACTACTACTCCCGCCATGACTACGAAGCCGTGGCAAGCGAGGCCGCTCACGGTCTCTATGACCGCCTCGAGGACATGCTGCCCAACCTGGCAGGTCAATCCTTCGCCGGCCGGAGCATCAGCGTCGCTGACAACTTCAGCTACACCGATCCAATCGATGGCTCGGTCACCGGAGGGCAGGGCTTGCGCATCCTTCTGGAGGACGGCAGCCGCGTCGTCGTGCGCCTCTCCGGCACTGGCACGAAAGGCGCCACCATCCGGGTCTATCTGGAAAGCTATGTGCCCAGCAGCGGCGATCTACAACAGGATCCCCAGGTCGCCCTGGCCGACATGATCAACAGCATCAATGCCCTTGCAGAGATTCAGCAGCGCACTGGCATGGATCGCCCCACAGTGATCACCTAA
- a CDS encoding efflux RND transporter permease subunit, translated as MSASNNFITRPVLSTVCSLLIVIVGLIAIPILPIENLPDIAPPTVKVSATYVGADAVSVEQGVTTVLEQQINGVEEMDFITSNSSSDGVSSISVSFNSGTDGNINQVNVQNRVALAEPQLPEEVRKAGVTVNKASNSILLVYNFVNADPQKAEYSVETISGYLDKNLTDNIKRVPGVGEVTYFGNRKIAFRLWLDPDRLAANGLTSSDVVRQLQSQNRLVPAGKVGGAPAPKGQEFTFTVQLQGRLTTEREFENIVLKTTDDGGLVKLRDVGRVSLGGETYGIDAMDLKGTPSVGVAVYQLSGSNAIEVSNGVKDVIAAFEESLPVGMETQKIYDTTDFINQSIKGVTNSLRDAVILVVLILFLFLQNWKATLVPAIAIPVALIGTFALVLAFGFSLNQLTLFGLVLATGLVVDDAITVVEDTSAKKAEGLSAVQAAIATMDELFGAVIATSLVKMAVFLPVLFFPGATGTIYKQFAATILFSIAISTFNALTFSPMLSALLLSRETKELSRQHYAVAGVALGFVYGLLSAGNGAAMVLVPTVVGALVGFIAMKITGLPLRLPTAIGGAVVGLVVVGMTDWIPVLLWPLIGVVVGWFVPLIFSQFNRFYAGFERRYSDLLEKVLQARPLVMAALAAGILLTGFAFTRIPGGFVPIEDQGYAIGFVQAPDGVSNETTLAINREVAAVLRTEEDIASAALFSGASLDGNAPNKGLFFFGTKHWDDRPGDEHSVAAIVERLNKKLLMAVDGARVFVVEPPSIPGYGAGGGFEFQLLDQSSGAYALNEFFGAAGRIIQAANANPILNRVYTLFSPESPQIEIKVDREKLASLGVDFGSAMQTFSVNFGGAYVNDTFQEGRVRRVYVQSEAANRATPEQLKSIYVSNIQGEQIPLSEFFTVKPTSGPSVIPHFNLYRSIKIEGTPAEGKSSGQAITAMKTIFTEQNAQGLGFDWTGISREEVKAGALAVVIFALGILAVFLVLSAQYESYTDPIIILLTVPTALLGALVFLGAAGQVLNIYAQVGLVMLIGLAGGNAILIVDLANQQMGEGASAMDAARFAAKSRLRPILMTAISSLTGFLPLMLASGAGAQSQSSLGLVVFGGLLVATFLSTLVVPVFYVVMKSLIGEADGKQQPPAQIQGGS; from the coding sequence ATGTCTGCTTCGAATAACTTCATCACGCGACCGGTTCTGAGTACGGTTTGCAGTCTCTTAATCGTGATCGTTGGTCTGATTGCGATTCCGATTCTTCCGATCGAGAACCTTCCGGATATTGCTCCTCCCACGGTGAAAGTTTCAGCCACCTATGTGGGTGCCGATGCCGTTTCGGTGGAGCAGGGGGTCACCACCGTTCTCGAGCAGCAGATTAACGGTGTGGAGGAGATGGATTTCATCACTTCCAACAGCTCTTCTGATGGCGTTAGTTCTATCTCTGTTTCGTTCAACAGTGGCACCGACGGCAATATCAATCAGGTGAATGTGCAAAACAGGGTTGCACTTGCTGAGCCCCAGTTGCCTGAAGAAGTTCGAAAGGCCGGCGTGACCGTGAACAAGGCTTCAAATTCGATTCTTCTCGTTTACAATTTTGTTAATGCAGACCCTCAGAAAGCCGAATATAGTGTTGAAACAATTAGTGGTTATCTCGATAAGAACCTTACTGACAATATCAAGCGAGTTCCTGGTGTTGGCGAGGTCACCTATTTCGGTAATCGCAAGATCGCTTTCCGTCTTTGGCTTGATCCCGACAGGCTTGCCGCCAATGGGCTGACATCCTCAGATGTCGTCAGGCAGCTTCAAAGTCAGAACAGGCTTGTGCCCGCCGGCAAGGTTGGTGGTGCTCCGGCACCGAAGGGTCAGGAGTTCACCTTCACCGTGCAGCTTCAGGGGCGTCTAACCACTGAACGTGAATTTGAAAACATCGTGCTGAAGACCACTGATGACGGTGGCCTCGTGAAGCTGAGGGATGTGGGCCGCGTCAGTCTTGGTGGAGAGACCTATGGCATTGATGCGATGGATCTCAAGGGCACTCCCTCGGTTGGTGTCGCCGTCTATCAACTCTCTGGCAGCAATGCGATTGAGGTGTCCAATGGCGTGAAGGACGTGATTGCCGCCTTTGAAGAGTCCCTCCCTGTGGGTATGGAGACGCAGAAGATCTATGACACCACTGACTTCATCAATCAATCGATCAAAGGTGTGACCAACTCGCTGCGGGATGCGGTGATTCTGGTGGTCTTAATCCTCTTCCTGTTCCTGCAGAACTGGAAGGCCACTCTGGTGCCTGCGATCGCCATCCCTGTGGCTCTGATCGGCACCTTTGCTCTGGTGCTGGCCTTCGGCTTCTCGCTCAACCAGCTCACCCTCTTTGGTCTGGTGCTGGCCACCGGTCTAGTGGTGGACGATGCGATCACAGTGGTGGAGGACACTTCGGCCAAGAAGGCTGAAGGTCTCTCCGCTGTCCAGGCCGCAATTGCGACCATGGATGAACTGTTTGGCGCTGTGATCGCCACGTCACTGGTGAAGATGGCGGTGTTTCTGCCGGTGCTCTTTTTCCCCGGTGCCACTGGCACGATCTACAAGCAGTTTGCGGCCACGATTCTCTTTTCGATTGCTATCTCCACGTTCAACGCGCTGACCTTCTCGCCGATGCTCTCGGCCCTGTTGCTCTCCCGCGAAACCAAGGAGTTAAGTCGTCAGCACTATGCCGTCGCCGGCGTTGCCCTTGGTTTTGTCTATGGGCTTCTTAGTGCCGGCAATGGAGCGGCGATGGTGCTTGTTCCAACGGTCGTTGGTGCTCTGGTTGGCTTCATTGCCATGAAAATCACCGGCCTGCCCCTGCGTCTCCCAACGGCCATCGGCGGTGCAGTGGTCGGACTCGTGGTGGTGGGGATGACCGATTGGATCCCCGTTTTGCTCTGGCCTCTGATCGGTGTGGTGGTGGGCTGGTTCGTGCCGTTGATCTTCAGCCAGTTCAATCGTTTTTATGCTGGATTTGAACGCCGTTATTCCGATCTCCTCGAGAAGGTTCTCCAGGCGCGTCCTCTGGTGATGGCGGCTCTGGCCGCGGGAATTCTGCTCACTGGATTTGCTTTCACGCGGATACCCGGAGGCTTTGTTCCGATCGAAGACCAGGGCTACGCCATCGGTTTTGTACAGGCTCCTGACGGGGTTTCTAATGAGACAACGCTGGCGATCAATCGCGAGGTTGCCGCGGTTCTGCGCACGGAAGAGGACATTGCCTCAGCGGCCTTGTTCAGTGGGGCCAGTCTGGATGGAAACGCTCCGAATAAAGGTTTGTTCTTTTTTGGCACAAAGCATTGGGATGATCGTCCCGGTGATGAGCACAGCGTCGCTGCCATCGTTGAGCGCCTCAACAAGAAGCTGCTCATGGCTGTAGACGGTGCCAGGGTGTTTGTGGTGGAGCCTCCTTCGATTCCGGGCTATGGGGCCGGCGGAGGCTTCGAATTCCAGTTGCTTGATCAGAGCAGCGGTGCCTATGCCCTCAATGAATTCTTTGGAGCTGCTGGAAGGATCATCCAGGCTGCCAACGCCAACCCGATCCTGAATCGCGTTTACACGCTGTTTTCCCCCGAGTCTCCTCAGATCGAGATCAAGGTCGATCGTGAAAAGCTTGCGTCACTCGGTGTGGATTTCGGCTCCGCTATGCAGACGTTCAGTGTCAATTTTGGTGGGGCCTATGTCAATGACACCTTCCAGGAGGGACGCGTTCGTCGGGTGTATGTGCAGTCCGAAGCTGCAAATCGCGCCACTCCCGAACAGCTGAAGTCGATCTACGTGAGCAACATTCAGGGAGAGCAGATCCCTCTGTCTGAGTTCTTTACGGTCAAGCCGACGAGTGGTCCGAGTGTGATCCCTCACTTCAATCTCTATCGCTCGATCAAAATCGAGGGCACGCCTGCCGAAGGTAAGAGCTCCGGTCAGGCGATCACAGCGATGAAGACAATTTTCACCGAGCAGAATGCCCAGGGCCTCGGTTTCGATTGGACCGGCATCTCCAGGGAGGAGGTGAAAGCAGGCGCGTTGGCGGTGGTGATCTTCGCCCTTGGCATCCTCGCTGTGTTTCTTGTGCTGTCGGCCCAATACGAGAGCTATACCGACCCCATCATTATTTTGCTCACCGTGCCCACCGCCTTGCTCGGTGCTCTCGTCTTTCTTGGTGCTGCTGGGCAAGTGCTCAATATCTATGCCCAGGTGGGCCTCGTGATGCTGATCGGTCTTGCAGGCGGAAACGCGATTCTGATCGTGGACCTTGCGAATCAGCAGATGGGCGAGGGGGCTTCGGCTATGGATGCGGCGCGTTTTGCCGCCAAATCCAGACTCAGGCCGATTCTGATGACAGCGATTTCTTCGCTGACGGGCTTCCTTCCCCTCATGCTGGCCAGTGGAGCTGGTGCTCAGAGCCAATCGTCCCTTGGTCTTGTCGTGTTCGGAGGATTGCTCGTGGCCACGTTCCTCTCGACCCTGGTGGTGCCCGTGTTTTATGTGGTAATGAAATCGCTTATTGGTGAGGCTGACGGTAAGCAGCAGCCGCCTGCTCAGATCCAGGGCGGATCATGA
- a CDS encoding efflux RND transporter periplasmic adaptor subunit, whose protein sequence is MILSRRLAPPVALGFMLAACGKPAPQRPPVSVQLAPVQEARFTDDIDTVSTLEASNLVQLAAQASGRILGLKITQGDTVKPGQLLVVLDQAQIRAELSNLKAQAQKDKLNWERFEFLVPQGAASALQRDEYKAQYVASREAVIAKEADLSYSNLRSPMAGSVADVLVKVGDVIRQGEVFTSLVQNNTLEARVEVPAVFGDRLALGQPVLLSAPGSGKVIATGKIDSIDPQVTPGTQALLAIAVFPNEDGQLRNGQRLRTRVQLQAKQQLSVPFAAVTQSSGQSFVYRVGTFSELKANPGKANLARISKGIEMGKLPANTQFALQTPVTVGELQNNRYPISRGLSLNQKVITTNLLNLKHGMPVKVGAAKSPQSPASKN, encoded by the coding sequence GTGATTCTTTCCCGTCGACTGGCACCCCCGGTGGCCTTGGGGTTCATGCTTGCTGCCTGCGGTAAGCCAGCCCCCCAGCGTCCGCCGGTGTCGGTTCAGTTGGCGCCGGTGCAGGAGGCGCGTTTTACCGACGACATCGACACAGTCAGCACCCTGGAAGCCTCCAACCTCGTTCAGTTGGCGGCTCAGGCTTCGGGCCGCATCCTTGGGCTGAAGATCACCCAAGGTGACACGGTCAAACCTGGTCAACTCCTGGTCGTTCTTGATCAGGCTCAGATTCGGGCGGAGCTATCCAATCTGAAGGCCCAGGCCCAGAAGGACAAGCTCAACTGGGAGCGCTTCGAGTTTCTGGTGCCTCAGGGGGCGGCCTCGGCCCTCCAGCGGGATGAATACAAGGCCCAATATGTCGCCTCCAGGGAGGCGGTGATCGCCAAGGAAGCTGACCTTTCTTACAGCAATCTGCGCTCGCCGATGGCTGGATCGGTCGCTGATGTGCTCGTGAAGGTGGGTGATGTGATCCGCCAGGGGGAAGTGTTCACAAGCCTTGTTCAGAACAACACCCTTGAGGCTCGTGTGGAGGTTCCCGCCGTCTTCGGTGATCGCTTGGCCCTTGGGCAACCCGTGCTTCTGAGTGCTCCGGGGAGCGGCAAGGTCATCGCCACCGGCAAGATCGATTCGATTGATCCCCAGGTCACTCCGGGGACCCAGGCGCTGCTAGCGATTGCAGTGTTCCCCAATGAGGATGGCCAGCTGCGCAATGGTCAACGTCTGCGAACCCGCGTGCAGCTCCAGGCGAAGCAACAGCTTTCGGTGCCCTTTGCTGCGGTGACCCAGAGCTCAGGTCAGAGCTTTGTGTATCGGGTCGGAACCTTTTCGGAGCTGAAGGCCAATCCTGGTAAGGCCAATCTCGCCAGGATCAGCAAAGGCATCGAGATGGGCAAGCTGCCAGCGAATACTCAGTTCGCTCTGCAGACCCCTGTCACGGTTGGAGAACTGCAGAACAACCGTTATCCGATCAGCCGGGGTCTGAGCCTCAATCAGAAGGTCATCACGACCAATCTGCTCAATCTCAAGCACGGTATGCCCGTCAAGGTTGGTGCTGCCAAGTCACCCCAATCTCCCGCCTCTAAGAATTGA
- a CDS encoding AAA family ATPase, which translates to MVADLFTHHGEQTRQRLAPLADRLRPRSLDEFVGQGAILAEGRLLRRAIAADRVGNLLLHGPPGVGKTTLARIIANHTRAHFSSLNAVLAGVKDLRTEVDAARQRLERHGLRTILFIDEVHRFNSAQQDALLPWVENGTLTLIGATTENPYFEVNKALVSRSRLFRLQALEPSDLERLLERALTDPAHGYGNRSVTISQEAASHLVDVAAGDARSLLNALELAVESTPVDDDGTVRIDLTIAEESIQQRAVLYDKQGDAHFDTISAFIKSLRGSDADAALFWLARMIEAGENPRFIFRRMLIAAGEDVGLADPQAVVVVEACAAAFERIGLPEGLYPLAQAALYLACTDKSNSTIGIFEAIKSVSSAQKQEVPSHLRDANRDGDAFGDGQGYRYPHAFREHWVAQQYLPSALQGEAFWTPGHQGWEGQRRERMLERRAAQLAAAAEAVDDHPLLVSSGPERPQMERWLQRQLAQDGERLQALRKRLWADLPWKRTDRVLLLGGRSLLWALDPLAAVAEGGVTILCHSREDQDRLEAQLQLLDPLHRPTLLSGVAELDTLANEHRFEVIGGRLSQEDLATASDLEFWNRVASHCYPGSRLRLLISAPELGPAAACEESGAADQLNASDQQILQSLITQERAWLNHLQSGDQLRPSLESTGWQLSLEHWSETLGLPLDPPLIERWLGEGRPYRQRLETNRDHPATDLQLLRRLLEQRRGGTLPQRLRHQRLTGHWLSPAALESSGP; encoded by the coding sequence ATGGTGGCCGATCTGTTCACACATCACGGCGAACAAACGCGCCAGCGCCTGGCGCCATTGGCTGATCGGCTTAGGCCACGCAGCCTCGATGAATTCGTTGGGCAGGGAGCGATCCTTGCGGAAGGTCGGCTGCTGCGTCGCGCGATCGCTGCAGACCGGGTCGGCAACCTACTGCTGCATGGCCCACCTGGAGTCGGCAAGACCACCCTGGCGCGGATCATCGCCAATCACACCCGCGCCCACTTCAGCTCACTGAATGCCGTCTTGGCGGGAGTGAAGGACCTGCGCACTGAAGTCGATGCGGCACGCCAGCGACTCGAACGCCACGGCCTGAGGACGATCCTGTTCATCGATGAGGTCCACCGCTTCAACAGTGCCCAGCAGGATGCCCTGCTGCCCTGGGTGGAAAACGGCACCCTCACCCTGATTGGCGCCACCACCGAGAACCCCTATTTCGAGGTGAACAAGGCCCTGGTGAGCCGCTCGCGCTTGTTCCGGCTTCAGGCCCTGGAGCCCTCTGACCTGGAACGACTGCTGGAACGTGCCCTGACCGATCCAGCGCATGGCTATGGCAACCGCTCGGTAACGATCAGCCAGGAGGCAGCGAGCCACCTGGTGGATGTAGCGGCGGGCGATGCCCGCAGCCTGCTCAATGCATTGGAGCTGGCGGTGGAGAGCACCCCAGTCGACGACGACGGCACGGTGCGCATTGATCTGACGATCGCCGAGGAGTCAATCCAACAGCGGGCCGTGCTTTACGACAAGCAAGGGGACGCCCACTTCGACACGATCAGCGCCTTCATCAAGTCGCTGCGAGGTTCAGATGCCGATGCCGCCCTGTTCTGGCTGGCACGGATGATCGAAGCGGGAGAGAATCCCCGCTTCATTTTCCGGCGGATGCTGATTGCCGCCGGGGAAGATGTCGGTCTGGCCGACCCCCAGGCGGTCGTGGTGGTGGAAGCTTGCGCGGCAGCCTTTGAACGCATAGGCCTCCCGGAAGGGCTCTACCCACTGGCCCAGGCCGCCCTTTATCTGGCCTGCACCGACAAAAGCAACAGCACGATCGGCATCTTCGAAGCGATCAAAAGCGTGAGCAGCGCCCAAAAGCAGGAGGTCCCCAGCCATCTGCGTGACGCCAATAGGGATGGCGATGCCTTCGGCGATGGCCAGGGCTATCGCTACCCCCATGCCTTCCGTGAACACTGGGTGGCCCAGCAATATCTGCCCTCAGCCCTGCAGGGTGAAGCCTTCTGGACGCCAGGCCACCAGGGATGGGAGGGCCAGAGGCGGGAACGGATGCTCGAGCGACGTGCCGCCCAACTGGCCGCCGCGGCCGAAGCGGTCGATGACCATCCCCTGCTGGTGAGCAGTGGGCCTGAACGGCCCCAGATGGAACGCTGGCTGCAGCGCCAACTGGCCCAAGACGGCGAGCGCTTGCAAGCGCTGAGGAAACGCCTCTGGGCTGATCTGCCTTGGAAGCGCACGGACCGGGTGCTGCTGCTTGGGGGCCGCTCACTGCTTTGGGCCCTTGATCCACTGGCAGCGGTGGCCGAAGGAGGTGTCACGATCCTCTGCCACTCCCGCGAGGACCAAGACCGACTCGAGGCCCAACTGCAACTGCTCGATCCGCTCCACCGACCCACCCTGCTGAGCGGGGTTGCTGAGCTGGACACCCTGGCGAACGAGCATCGCTTTGAGGTGATCGGCGGCCGGCTGAGCCAGGAGGATCTGGCGACAGCCAGCGACCTGGAATTCTGGAACAGAGTTGCCAGCCACTGCTATCCCGGCAGCCGGTTACGCCTTCTGATCAGTGCGCCTGAGCTCGGCCCTGCTGCTGCCTGCGAGGAAAGCGGTGCTGCTGATCAGCTGAATGCATCCGATCAACAGATTCTGCAAAGCCTGATCACCCAGGAACGGGCGTGGCTGAACCATCTCCAGAGCGGTGATCAACTCCGCCCCAGCCTCGAAAGCACCGGTTGGCAGCTCAGCCTTGAGCACTGGAGCGAAACTCTCGGTCTTCCGCTTGATCCGCCTCTGATCGAACGTTGGCTCGGGGAGGGACGCCCCTACCGGCAACGCCTGGAGACCAACCGCGACCATCCAGCCACGGATCTTCAGCTGCTGCGACGCCTGCTGGAGCAGCGACGGGGCGGCACCTTGCCCCAGCGCTTGCGCCATCAACGGCTCACTGGGCACTGGCTAAGCCCGGCAGCCCTCGAATCGAGCGGACCATAA
- a CDS encoding alpha/beta hydrolase: MFTRLAAGLLAGASLSTLAVAAEAGTKQPVRWVSGGAVWTTKSKAFKKFFKNGDITDRALQAGINNSGWTADEIREGMTKTYKVDLIGVSRFLYSKDGVKFLKDQTRSYFPYWKKQKTAVAALRSAIIADSKDGKLSSAGIMKNLPVAFRLNDNGSSDGAQNVCKSGLNGAQATSLLSWYVFLPACVQANQILPAAPAPRAAAPVRGLW, translated from the coding sequence GTGTTCACCCGTCTCGCAGCCGGCCTTCTCGCTGGCGCTTCTCTCTCCACCCTGGCTGTCGCCGCTGAAGCCGGTACCAAGCAACCCGTTCGCTGGGTTTCCGGTGGCGCTGTTTGGACCACCAAGTCCAAGGCTTTCAAGAAATTCTTCAAGAACGGTGACATCACCGATCGTGCTCTCCAGGCCGGTATCAACAACTCTGGTTGGACTGCCGATGAGATCCGTGAAGGCATGACCAAGACCTACAAGGTCGACCTGATCGGCGTTTCCCGCTTCCTCTACTCCAAGGACGGCGTGAAGTTCCTTAAGGATCAAACCCGCAGCTACTTCCCTTACTGGAAGAAGCAGAAGACCGCTGTGGCCGCCCTGCGCTCCGCCATCATCGCCGACTCCAAAGACGGCAAGCTGTCGTCCGCCGGCATCATGAAGAACCTGCCCGTCGCCTTCCGTCTGAACGACAACGGCTCTTCCGACGGTGCTCAGAACGTGTGCAAGAGCGGCCTCAATGGCGCTCAGGCCACCTCTCTGCTGTCCTGGTACGTGTTCCTGCCCGCTTGCGTGCAGGCCAACCAGATCCTCCCCGCTGCTCCCGCTCCCCGCGCTGCTGCTCCCGTCCGCGGCCTCTGGTGA